Within the Megalops cyprinoides isolate fMegCyp1 chromosome 10, fMegCyp1.pri, whole genome shotgun sequence genome, the region ACCTGAACCTTCCGTCTGAACTATCGGTTCGATCAGCTGCTTTTACCGTTCGGAAGGCGCACCATCCATCTCGCTAAATCATGACGCGTTTTTGCGGTCGGCAGGTGCTGAAGCATGGATACAGTGGATATCGAGGAGGAGGACCCGTTCCCGGTCCAGCGCGACGAGCTGGACGCGGAGACGGGCGGGGAGGAGCGCGGCAGGGACCGCGGTAACTGCTGCGACCGGTTCCAGCACACCATCTCCCGGTGGATGCTCCCGGAGCACAACAGAGACCGCTACCTGGAGCGGGCCAactgctgcccccctcccatcttcatcatcctcatcagCCTTGGGGAGGTGAGGTTTGCGTTTAGCTGAAAAACTTATTTTAAACCCTAACGCTACTGATGATGTTGCCTTGGACTACCATACAGGCTCTGTGGCAGGGCGTATTTAAAGGACAGGTAAACAGGGTGGTTAGCACGCCCACAGCGTGTGCAGCTCTGGTGTAGTTCAGCAGTAACTCCCCAAATGTTTGAGTTAGGGCTGATTCATACactggtgtgtggtgtttgttGTGCATAAGCCTCAGTAATGACGGGGCTGTGTGTGATTACTGGGTGGCTCAGGGTTTGGGTGCCTCTGATGTCAGCGCTGAGCGCGTCCTCGCCCCCGTGTCCCCGTCTGCCCCTGCTGCGTTTCAGGGCAGCGGTTTAGTTTAGGGGGGTGCGCTCGTTCCACGTGACgcactgtttacacacacagagcgcagACGCCAGGGCTCCTGGGATAGCTGGAGCGCGGTCTGAATGTGTGCTTTTACTCTGGGTGAGGAGCAGAGGTGGCACAGTGGACACGCCGGCTGGTCTCCAGTGCGATTTCTTCAGAACATCCAGCCCCGCCATGAGGACGCGCCAGTCTGCGGCCTGCTGCTCACTCTCTGCCTTTGGCTTGTATACAGCTGTTAATGATTCTCATGGTTTCCTCCAGCAGCCCTCTCTGAAGTTAAAAAAGAATTGTGGTTCAGGGTTAACCCGCTTTAGCAGAGACCAGAACTCTTGTTTTAGGGTAATGGTGTGCTGTCTTGATGTGCCAAATGAATAAGGCAAAAATGACCAATTCTCTGATACTTCAGGTCTTCATCATGCTGTTGTCCCATGTTTTCCTGTCCCAGTGTCATGCTGTATAGCAGTGCGCAGGACTGTAGGGTGTAATTTTAACGCAGTGCTGATGTGCTATACACAGCTGGCAGTGTTCATCTACTACGCGGTGTGGAAGCCGCAGAAGCAGTGGGTGACCCTGGGGGAGGGCATCTGGAATAGTCCCCTCTCCTACAAACCAGACAAGCGGGAGGAGGCCTGGCGCTTCCTCTCCTACATGTTCGTACACGCTGGGTAAGAGCACCACCCCCCACTCTCgctgcaccccccctccccccactcacGCTACACTCCCCAGCCTTACTGAGAGTCTGGGCTTCATTTCCCTGCAGGAATCCTTGAACAAACTGTTCAAAGCTGAACTCTGTTAAGCCCCGGTTGAGCTGTTTACAAAATGAGAGTATAGTGTGATATGTATCTGAAACTGTAGTGTAGCTTGTGGCTGGTGTGTAATGGTGGTCAGGGCCGTTTTGTGTTCAGATCCCCTGTCTCTtgtcccccccctccacccaggGTGCAGCACATTTTGGGAAACCTGGTGATGCAGCTGGTGCTGGGCATTCCTCTGGAGCTGGTGCACAAGGGCTTTGAAGTGGGCATGGTCTACCTGTCAGGGGTCTTAGCAGGTAGGCACCTGTTTGTTAGTCACTGCCACACAGCCAATGAGCCACCTCTGAGGTTGCGTTTCCATGGCGCCTGGAAGCAGGGGTGTGCAGTAGGCAGAACGCACCCCAGACCTCCCAGCTTCCTCCAGCTGCACAACACCTGCCGTCCCAGCAGCTGCTCACGGTTGAGTTTGCTCAGCAAGCGTAGTGATCTGATGCCCCAGGACTCCGGCCTCTACCAACAAGAGTGGGGTCTTCTGTTCTAGACAGTGCTGGGGCAGTTTCTGTCTTCTTTACCCTTCCAGAGAGAGTCACTGAAAACGCTGGCTctgcctgtcctctctgcaggCTCCTTGGCCAGCTCCATCTTTGACCCGATGAACGCCCTGGTTGGGGCCTCTGGGGGCGTGTACGCCCTGATGGGGGGGTACTTCATGAACGCCATCGTGGTGAGTgggccccctctctctgtcggTCAGCGCAGGgttcatcttcctcctcctcctcctcctcctcctcctcctcctcctccccctgactcccctcctctctctctcccacagaacTTCCGTGAGATGATTCCTCTGCTCGGAGTCTTCCGGATCCTGCTGATCGTGGCCATCGGTAGGTCGCTGAACCCGCCACGGTTCAGCCTTCCTCCGTCACTTCGGCTGTGATGGGTTATTTTCCAGCGTGGTCGCTTCTGACGTCCCTGTggctgctgttttatttctgtgaggGAAGTGAGGGCCTACGCCAGGCTTGTGCCAAGCCCCGGTCTGCAGAGCTCTGTTATatgtctgctgtgtctgtgtactgATGTTTAACACTCTGTCTCCTGCCAGTCGGAGTGGATATGGGCTTTGCCCTCTACAGAAGATTTCTCACTCAAGAAGCTGGGTTAAaggtaagggtgtgtgtgtgttaggcaTATGCTGTCCTTCTGCTTAAAGGATGTATTCACATTAGATGTAAAACCAGCTTGAGAGGTTTAGCATTGTTCTCCTGTTGAAACCTGTTGCTGTTAAAACCATCAACATGCTTTCAGGATTGGGTAGGTTGATGCTCCCATTGTAAATGATGCAAATAAAGTAATTTCATGCAGGGTAGTGACCGAATACCTACTTTTAACTTACGCAGTATCTGCTAATGAAATTCAGCAGCTGATAGGAAAATATCCAAGCCCAGCTAGCAGGAGTTGTAATGAGGGATGGCAGCTATCAAACAGTGGAACAGGACTGCCAGGTTTCAGATCTGGTTCCTCTGATGTGCTGGTCTGTCTTTAATCAGCAACACTCACAGGTAGGAGCAGAATTTGACTAGCTTCAGGGAAGAAGGCGGGAtgtaggcggcagtgtagcatagtggttaaggagcaggactcgtaacccaaaggttgccggttcgatccccgctgggacactgctgctgtacccttgggcaaggtacttaacccacagttgcctcagtaaatatccagctgtataaatggataacattgtaaagaactgtaacctatgtaagtcgctttggataaaagcgtctgccaaatgaataaatgtaaatgtaatgtaaatgtaaggttGAGTGGGGTTGTTTAAATGTCATGTGACAAAGCTCCGCCTCCTGCAGTGTGGTCAGCCTCTGGTGCCATGTCAGTGGACAGCCCCCACGTGAGTAGGAGTGGTATCCCATGAGCCCCTGCTTCCcctgcacagccacagagcgTGCTCAGTCCGCCCCTGCGTTATACTCTCCCGGGGAATTCATCTGATGTGATTCTGCTCTAAAAGGGTCGCGGCCTCAGCTAATGGCCCACATGGCGACCGTGACGCTCAGAGTCCCTGAGGCGGGGACGGTGgcagagtcctgctcctggcCCAGGACTGGGGCCTCTCAGGGACCTCTGACCCACTCCTGACCCGCGAGAGACGTTCGGTAATGACATGCCAGTGTGCCAGACTCTGCGGTGATTCATGGTGACAGCGGTCACTGGTCTTTGTAGACACTTCGGGACTTGACTGTATCTCAGTGCAGCTGGTCTATAGGCTGAGCTCTGACCCCACTATACAGTATCGTGTGTGGCTGTTCCAGGGCAGTGTTTAAGGTCCTTTATGTGCTGAAGCCAACTACTGGGTGTAACCAGTCCTGTGGGCTTGTGTTTGGCTACTTGCCACTTCCTGTATCTAAGGTCATCTGAACCATGTGTTTAAAAGAGCTATTGTTAGTTAGCTTCTATGCCCAGAGATAATCTAGTAGTGTTTCCTGGATTCCTGGCGTCCTGTTCGTGGGGGAGGAAGCCAGGGGCGAGCTTGACGGAGGGTTTCTGAGTGTGAGAGGGCTGTGTCCAGCCTCAGGCCGGCAGACCACACCATGAGCACTTCTCAGTACTGCTCGGCTTCCTGCTTGTCCTCTCGGGCTCTGCAATGTCCCTCGGTGTTACATCACCCCCCCCTTTGGCTTCTGTTTTATCCGccatccccccccccgaccaCTCTCAAACAGGTTCTCCTGGTTTTACCCACAGTGTCATGCTCTGACCTTTGAGGAGTGATTGCGGTGCAGTTAGCCAATTGGTTTTGTCCCTCTGAGATTAAAGCATAAGAAATAAGGGTTGTGTTGAGGtgttttgtattacattacattactggcatttaccagatgctcttatggttacaattttttacatgttacccatttatacatctggctatttactgaggtaattctgggttaagaaccttgtccaagggtccaacagcagtgccccagtggggaatcgaaccggcagccttttggttacaagtcttcctccttaccgctatgctacaccgccaccGTAATGTGTTGTGAATAGTATTTTTTGTcatctttctgtctgttctctcaAGCCTGACAGGAAGCAAATGACGACAGGCACATCCTCCCATGTGTAATATTATATCTCAGAGAGGAGATGGGAATCTGTTTGAACATTGTACCCATTGCGGTTTAGGGCACTGTTACATGCTAGCCTGAAAGATCCAGTCCAAGTCCCTGTCTGCACAGACATTCCAAGAAGCATCACCTCGTACATGTGCTCACCTCCCACTTCACATCTCCAGCCAAAGGAGGCAGAGCCAGAGGCATCAACAACAGAGGGACTTGCATTGCAGTTTTATctgttcatacagctggatatatgcTTAGGCAATTTTGGGGTAACTACCCcgcccaagagtacagcagccctgctccttaccacccGCAGAGAGCTCCTCCCATTCCTGTTTCTCCAATCGAGAGCTGACCCCCCTCCCTGTTTCTGAAACCTGACCCCGCCCTGTTTCTGAGGCCTGATCccgcccctctctgtctgcaggtgtCCTTCGTGGCCCACATCGGGGGAATCATGGCAGGGATGACCGTTGGCTACGTCTTTTTCAGCAACTACAACCAAAAGCTCCTGAAGGATCCCCGCTTCTGGATGTGCATCGTTGGCTACATCATCTTCGTCATTTTCGCTGTCTTCTTCAACATCTTTCTGTCCCCAGCGCCATGACAGTGTGGGCTCAAAGCCTTTTAGTTGTCTTTAATTGTGAACTGTTAGGactacactgacacacacaacactgaataaGAATTGGTAAGCGTTTATAGTGCCATCATGAGAGGTGGTACATCAGAATGCTTCCAGAACGCTCTCAAGAACCCTAAGACCATTCTCAGCATGGCCACAGATGGCTGAGTTCCCTAGAAAGACAGTTAGCCTTGTGAAGCCTCATGAATCTCGTGGAAAGCAGTCTTTCAGAGTTAATACGCACAACACAGACTTAGCTTTAACATAGCAGTGTGTGTTGAGGCTGTTTTTATtggtaaatttattttttaaaatggaataataCTTCTTATATTTCTTTCTATTGAAATGTTAACTTACCTCACCATTTATTTGGTGCTACGGGTAAAGGCCAAATGTTTACAGGCATGTGTTATTGTACTGTTGAACAGAGCGGTGAGCCGTCCGCTCACATTGTCGGCAGCAATCCTGGTCATAATGTGTAGAGATGGGAGACAAAGTCTTCAGGAACTCCTTTATGGGCGGAGCCAACTTGTGCCGTCAGTAACTCACTGATCTTGTGGAGAACAATgtcctctgattggttcatataAGTGATTGACAAATGGTGGCCCCACCCATTTCgggcttcatgaagcctcactctcccatcttCTATTTGTCCATCCTTTTCAGTGGTCTGCTGGACACAGCAACATTAAAGTCTTTATGTGTCTGAAAACATGTCCTTAGTCAAATGTAGCTCTGTAGAAGGTGAGGCATCtacgtgtgtgtctgcttcATTGTTCTGTGTCCAggagtatgtatgtgtatatatatgtgtctgtatggtcctctgtgtgtgtgtgtgtgtgtgtgtgtgtgtgtgtgtgtgtgtgtgtgtctgttgctcTGCAGGGATGGCTGCTCGCCCACTCTTGGGAGTGCTTTTGGGAAGACAGAAGTTTCCTCTCTGACAGGAAAAGGCTCTGTTGATAATCA harbors:
- the rhbdl2 gene encoding rhomboid-related protein 2; the encoded protein is MDTVDIEEEDPFPVQRDELDAETGGEERGRDRGNCCDRFQHTISRWMLPEHNRDRYLERANCCPPPIFIILISLGELAVFIYYAVWKPQKQWVTLGEGIWNSPLSYKPDKREEAWRFLSYMFVHAGVQHILGNLVMQLVLGIPLELVHKGFEVGMVYLSGVLAGSLASSIFDPMNALVGASGGVYALMGGYFMNAIVNFREMIPLLGVFRILLIVAIVGVDMGFALYRRFLTQEAGLKVSFVAHIGGIMAGMTVGYVFFSNYNQKLLKDPRFWMCIVGYIIFVIFAVFFNIFLSPAP